In the genome of Taurinivorans muris, one region contains:
- the fliD gene encoding flagellar filament capping protein FliD → MSNTISGGISFSGLGSGIDTDSIIASLKSAQEIQSNRYKLSQAEYEYRISALEEVVTQMKDALSVLQKYNTANKMYNLSIESSESAVASATVKKTGNTPQGSYTLDVKKTATSSLYCYKQIFDSKDAVINNTGQDETFTYTYKGVTRNINVANGTNLEQLVSRINNDAKNPGVRATLIKNGDGYMFQIQGTGTGAKSDLSISSSLSSLDSSSKVYTGTGAVMSAADSTFTYFYGGKERTFNVPAGMTLDEFVAKFNEDSRQPLKASLKLNGSDYQLQFTDRTTGNAVSNLKTSTTIEALGGKAFGSASDVINSSGSEKTVSYAYLGKNYSVKIADGATVQDLIDEINANPKHDGLEAQFNSATGQIDFTYKDGIVNPGQSGKVVITDSNGKKREIAIEKDMSLRDYVQQFNDYAASNKLDVTAKIDIDASNNATISYVDKDGNPSSLTVECAEVPALEGNAGIAVDYVDPKAACLNADLEGFGKRPVISGRTEAEAARDAFNADPKNAGLTAEVAEGASGYKLVYKDVNGEEVIPDGEKWYRQEAQDAEFYVNGWEQKFTSSSNTFSEVIEGMEITVKSTGKTVLNTTQDSEKIKENIQEVVEALNMVKGTILQLSKVDTEKDTGEYDTDKMSSSLTWQMGSALTGNYGVQLVLSEYNNIVSGSSTGFAKKQSVDDVFGDLFTALSEIGINTNTSTGSENFGLLEIDDKKLDEALEKDSAAVIELLSSSMSGTTTSADFTVASTGVSAKAGSYNVTYDVDANGQATNVYINGVLAQNDPNFPGRWTVGDMHNEAAGVAIQFANGGMAQGSYSSKINIRQGKLNELIEFLKRETVSSTVEGAEQGKIPTIIASFRESIEQLQDKIDSETSRIAAWEQREKLKYSRLEQTLTEYNSKLSTISSYAQQLNAG, encoded by the coding sequence ATGTCCAATACAATTTCAGGCGGAATTAGTTTTTCAGGTTTAGGGTCAGGTATTGATACCGATTCTATCATAGCGTCTTTGAAGTCTGCACAAGAAATTCAATCCAACAGATATAAACTTTCTCAGGCGGAGTATGAATACCGTATTTCCGCTTTGGAAGAAGTCGTCACGCAAATGAAAGACGCGCTTTCAGTCTTGCAGAAATATAATACTGCGAACAAAATGTACAACTTGTCCATTGAAAGTTCCGAATCCGCCGTTGCTTCCGCTACGGTAAAAAAGACAGGCAATACCCCGCAAGGCTCCTATACGCTGGATGTCAAAAAAACAGCCACGTCTTCCCTTTATTGTTACAAACAGATTTTTGATTCCAAAGATGCCGTTATTAATAATACGGGTCAGGATGAAACGTTCACGTATACGTATAAAGGAGTGACCCGCAATATCAATGTCGCCAACGGAACCAATTTGGAACAGCTGGTCAGCCGTATCAACAATGATGCGAAAAATCCCGGAGTTCGCGCAACGCTTATTAAAAACGGTGACGGTTATATGTTCCAAATCCAAGGCACAGGCACAGGAGCGAAATCCGATCTTTCCATTTCCTCATCCTTGTCAAGTTTGGACAGCAGCAGCAAGGTTTACACCGGAACAGGGGCGGTCATGTCCGCCGCGGACAGCACGTTCACGTATTTTTACGGTGGAAAGGAGCGTACGTTCAATGTTCCCGCCGGTATGACGCTTGATGAATTTGTGGCTAAATTCAATGAAGACAGCAGGCAGCCTTTAAAAGCAAGCTTGAAATTGAACGGTTCCGACTATCAGCTGCAATTCACGGACAGAACGACAGGCAATGCCGTGAGCAACCTGAAGACAAGCACGACCATTGAGGCGCTTGGCGGTAAGGCGTTTGGCTCCGCAAGCGATGTCATCAACAGTTCCGGTTCCGAGAAAACCGTTTCTTATGCGTATTTGGGAAAAAACTATTCCGTGAAAATTGCGGACGGAGCCACCGTTCAGGATTTGATTGACGAAATCAACGCCAACCCCAAGCATGACGGTTTGGAGGCGCAGTTCAACAGCGCCACGGGGCAAATTGATTTCACCTATAAAGACGGTATTGTGAACCCCGGTCAATCCGGTAAGGTCGTTATTACCGACAGTAACGGTAAGAAACGTGAAATAGCCATTGAAAAGGATATGAGTCTGCGCGATTACGTGCAGCAATTCAATGATTATGCCGCAAGCAATAAATTGGACGTGACCGCGAAAATTGATATCGACGCAAGCAATAACGCGACAATCAGTTATGTGGACAAGGACGGCAATCCCTCTTCGCTTACCGTGGAATGCGCGGAAGTTCCCGCTCTTGAGGGAAATGCGGGCATTGCTGTCGATTATGTCGACCCTAAAGCCGCCTGTTTGAATGCCGATTTGGAGGGTTTTGGGAAACGCCCCGTAATTTCCGGCAGAACAGAGGCGGAAGCCGCCCGTGACGCTTTCAATGCGGACCCTAAAAACGCAGGGCTGACTGCCGAAGTTGCGGAAGGCGCATCCGGCTATAAACTTGTTTATAAAGATGTGAACGGTGAGGAAGTCATTCCTGACGGTGAAAAGTGGTACAGGCAGGAAGCTCAGGACGCGGAATTTTATGTGAACGGCTGGGAACAAAAATTCACTTCAAGCAGCAATACCTTTTCAGAAGTGATCGAAGGTATGGAGATTACCGTAAAAAGTACAGGAAAAACCGTTCTGAACACGACACAGGACAGTGAAAAAATCAAGGAAAATATTCAGGAAGTCGTTGAAGCCCTCAATATGGTCAAGGGTACGATTTTGCAATTGTCCAAAGTCGATACGGAAAAAGATACGGGAGAATACGATACAGACAAAATGTCTTCCTCCCTCACCTGGCAAATGGGCAGCGCCTTGACAGGCAACTACGGCGTTCAGCTTGTTTTGTCGGAATACAACAATATCGTCAGCGGTTCAAGCACCGGTTTCGCAAAAAAACAATCCGTGGATGATGTTTTCGGCGATCTTTTCACCGCATTGAGCGAGATAGGCATCAACACAAACACGAGTACGGGCAGTGAAAACTTCGGTTTGTTGGAAATTGACGATAAAAAACTCGATGAAGCTTTGGAAAAGGACTCTGCTGCCGTAATTGAGCTGTTGTCTTCCTCCATGTCCGGAACAACGACATCAGCCGATTTCACGGTCGCTTCAACAGGGGTTTCCGCAAAAGCGGGTTCTTATAACGTTACGTATGATGTTGATGCGAACGGACAGGCGACTAATGTTTATATCAATGGCGTGTTAGCCCAAAACGACCCTAATTTCCCCGGACGATGGACTGTCGGCGACATGCATAACGAAGCTGCCGGTGTCGCTATTCAATTTGCCAACGGCGGTATGGCTCAAGGGTCTTATTCAAGCAAAATCAATATCCGCCAAGGAAAACTCAATGAATTAATTGAATTTTTAAAGAGAGAAACGGTATCAAGCACGGTAGAAGGTGCCGAACAAGGAAAAATTCCTACCATCATAGCAAGTTTCAGAGAAAGCATTGAGCAGCTGCAAGACAAGATTGATTCTGAAACAAGCCGGATTGCAGCTTGGGAGCAGCGGGAAAAATTAAAGTATTCCCGGTTGGAGCAAACATTGACTGAATATAACTCAAAACTCAGCACGATCAGTTCTTATGCCCAACAATTGAATGCCGGCTAA
- the fliS gene encoding flagellar export chaperone FliS produces the protein MLNATQSYKQAQVNTVGRADITLMLYDGLLRFLDLAAEKMEQKQIQDKGNYISRALDIINELDSTLNMEKGGEISKGLHNLYLLTNKNLLMANLKNDLAILKSVRANMQVVRDSFYEAMQTEEAKEMLMKMGPVPVQASNGNAQMKFGGSIQERADKIKEAQQKAEAIKRVQAKLANAKNDEEKSLAKKELEELLGKNIVAAHNKPVAMSMAQKASRAFMQQQGLSQPFMQARTQNQTVQVNSAPQTAQTAQPASQNQAGQAPAMAQNPAFAQQKVTSQAMHAMANAYAPKQMQNQAPNQMQAVQPPVQQENGMAVSSRNEEGQEEKGPAQSRPAAMGQMAGGLMSGGLMSKKMSLYKNM, from the coding sequence ATGTTAAATGCTACGCAGTCTTATAAACAAGCACAGGTGAACACTGTCGGGCGGGCGGATATCACGCTCATGCTTTATGACGGTTTATTGCGTTTTCTTGATTTGGCCGCTGAAAAAATGGAGCAAAAGCAAATTCAGGATAAAGGCAATTACATTTCACGGGCTCTTGACATCATCAATGAATTGGATTCCACCCTCAATATGGAAAAGGGCGGTGAAATATCAAAAGGGTTGCATAATTTATATCTTCTTACGAATAAGAATTTGCTCATGGCGAATTTAAAAAACGATTTGGCGATATTGAAAAGCGTTCGTGCCAACATGCAGGTTGTGCGCGATTCTTTTTATGAAGCCATGCAGACGGAAGAAGCGAAAGAAATGCTTATGAAAATGGGACCTGTGCCTGTTCAGGCTTCCAACGGCAATGCCCAAATGAAATTTGGCGGCAGCATTCAGGAGCGTGCTGATAAAATTAAAGAAGCGCAGCAGAAAGCCGAAGCGATAAAAAGGGTTCAGGCAAAACTGGCGAACGCGAAAAATGATGAGGAAAAATCGCTTGCCAAGAAAGAATTGGAAGAATTACTCGGAAAAAACATTGTTGCGGCACATAACAAGCCTGTTGCCATGTCCATGGCGCAAAAAGCCAGCCGTGCATTTATGCAGCAGCAGGGATTGAGCCAGCCTTTCATGCAGGCAAGAACGCAGAATCAGACTGTGCAGGTTAATTCTGCGCCGCAAACAGCTCAGACTGCGCAGCCGGCTTCGCAAAACCAGGCAGGACAGGCTCCTGCTATGGCGCAAAATCCAGCGTTTGCACAGCAAAAAGTTACAAGCCAAGCCATGCATGCCATGGCAAATGCCTATGCTCCAAAGCAAATGCAAAATCAAGCCCCAAATCAGATGCAGGCTGTTCAGCCTCCCGTGCAGCAAGAAAACGGAATGGCTGTTTCTTCCCGAAATGAAGAAGGGCAGGAGGAAAAAGGCCCTGCGCAATCCCGTCCTGCGGCAATGGGGCAAATGGCGGGAGGACTTATGTCCGGTGGCTTGATGAGTAAAAAAATGTCCCTTTACAAAAATATGTGA
- the gatB gene encoding Asp-tRNA(Asn)/Glu-tRNA(Gln) amidotransferase subunit GatB, with protein sequence MSDFEVVIGLEVHVHLATESKLFCSCPNSFGDAPNSNVCEVCAGMPGVLPVLNKKAVEFAARTALAINAAINQQSVFARKNYFYPDMPKDYQISQYDLPLCEHGYLDITVDNQTKCIGITRIHLEDDAGKNIHSPTENHSFVDLNRAGTPLIEIVSEPDMRSAEEAVAYLKALHAIVVNLGVTNGNMEEGSFRCDANVSIRPKGQKEFGTRTELKNLNSFRHVQKAIEYEIARQEDVILDGGKVRQETRLYDSVKNITLAMRSKEDAEDYRYFPDPDLLPVCISDEELALWKSQMPELPAERKKRFQTEWQIAESEAELIAFDPYLTGLLEKSAELYNEPKKIANLILGPLLREMNQRIAEGQDGKLAIEPKALAELAKIIDSGLISFKIAADIFPDLVNGGVMPEALVKERGLVQVSDTGAIEAAVLKVIAANPAEVEAYKGGKTKLIGFFVGQIMREMKGKANPAVVNELLAKHLS encoded by the coding sequence ATGTCAGATTTTGAAGTAGTAATCGGGCTTGAAGTGCATGTGCATTTGGCGACCGAGAGCAAGCTTTTCTGTTCTTGTCCCAATTCCTTCGGGGACGCCCCGAACAGCAACGTGTGCGAGGTTTGCGCCGGAATGCCGGGGGTTTTGCCCGTGCTGAACAAAAAAGCGGTGGAATTTGCCGCCCGTACCGCTCTTGCCATTAATGCGGCGATTAATCAACAATCTGTTTTTGCCCGTAAAAATTATTTTTATCCGGATATGCCGAAAGATTATCAGATTTCTCAATATGATTTGCCGCTGTGCGAACACGGGTATTTGGATATTACGGTTGATAACCAAACAAAGTGTATCGGAATCACCCGTATCCATTTGGAAGACGATGCGGGAAAAAATATCCATTCTCCGACGGAAAACCATAGTTTTGTCGATTTGAACCGTGCGGGGACACCGCTTATCGAAATTGTGAGCGAGCCCGATATGCGAAGCGCGGAAGAAGCTGTCGCCTATTTGAAAGCGCTGCATGCCATTGTTGTCAATCTCGGCGTTACCAACGGAAATATGGAAGAGGGCAGTTTCAGGTGCGACGCCAACGTTTCCATCCGTCCGAAAGGACAAAAAGAATTTGGAACGCGTACGGAACTTAAAAATCTGAACTCGTTCAGGCACGTTCAAAAAGCTATCGAGTATGAAATAGCCCGTCAGGAAGATGTTATCCTTGACGGCGGCAAAGTCCGTCAAGAAACACGGTTATACGACAGCGTGAAAAATATTACGCTGGCTATGCGGAGCAAAGAAGACGCGGAAGATTACCGCTATTTCCCCGATCCCGACCTTTTGCCTGTTTGTATCAGCGATGAGGAACTCGCTCTTTGGAAATCACAAATGCCGGAACTTCCTGCCGAACGGAAAAAACGTTTCCAAACCGAATGGCAAATTGCGGAATCGGAAGCGGAACTTATCGCTTTTGATCCGTATTTGACAGGCTTATTGGAAAAATCGGCTGAATTATATAATGAACCTAAAAAAATTGCAAATTTGATTTTAGGTCCGCTGCTTCGTGAAATGAACCAGCGCATTGCGGAAGGGCAGGACGGAAAACTTGCCATTGAGCCGAAAGCTTTGGCGGAGCTTGCTAAAATTATTGACAGCGGTTTGATTAGTTTTAAAATCGCCGCGGATATTTTTCCCGATTTGGTCAATGGCGGGGTAATGCCGGAAGCTTTGGTCAAGGAACGAGGTCTAGTGCAGGTTTCCGATACCGGAGCCATTGAAGCGGCTGTGCTTAAGGTCATTGCTGCAAATCCTGCGGAAGTCGAAGCGTATAAAGGCGGAAAAACAAAGCTTATAGGCTTTTTTGTCGGACAAATCATGCGTGAAATGAAAGGCAAGGCAAATCCTGCCGTCGTGAATGAGCTTTTAGCGAAACATCTTTCTTAA
- a CDS encoding penicillin-binding protein 1A: MSSEINLEMGNSDNKQNPEKAPEKKHTVLKFLFVFCVLGALVACVAGYGLYRWAVNDLPSFSKIADYKPAQVTTVLARDGSLIGQLYREKRYVIGMSEMSPHLPHAFLAVEDSEFYDHPGVNIAAIFRAFIANMKSGNISQGGSTITQQIVKRLMLTPEKSYERKLKEAILAYRLEKQLSKDDILTIYLNQIFLGSNAYGVEAAARTYFGKHASELSIAECAMIAGLPQSPSTHNPYRHPEAAKKRQEHVLRRMRDLGWITDEEFEQAFYEKLEFSSMPSFMGREGGWYLEEVRRQLIDLFTEEFSAELGFDIGVYGEDIVYEQGLTVHTSMEPVQQILADKAFRRGLEEAAKRQGYEGAIAQVSINDVSAFFEENPFDIDKFKQGEWQKAVVLETEKAGAAVRLGEYEGFLSVNTMGWARKPHKAYNGRFTANAVKDAREVLNKGDVVWVSLNLPVQKELDKLKKNNPQNLALEEAELVAEKVLPVALQQYPRVQGAMIALEPRTGDVVAMVGGYEFSYDGDQFNRATQAKRQPGSAFKPFVYSAALDAGFTAGSMTLDAPIMIIDTFANNVWRPQNFGGKFDGPLRFNRALARSRNLSTIRIAQEIGMDTVLERARQMKLAREYPLPTLAVSLGAIEVLPIDVVCSYSAFANLGKRPNPRFIQKIVGPFGNTLYETEPELEEVITPQNAYIMSQLLEGVIQYGTATALKEIDRPLAGKTGTTNNEVDAWFVGLTPELVTAAYVGFDQIEPMGRGETGTGAALPIYKYFAEEVFQYYPPTDFEQPENIYFRTVDGISLPFVVGTTPETGINAVQPDNVTESDSAEELLMQGFDM, encoded by the coding sequence ATGTCTTCTGAAATAAATTTGGAAATGGGAAATTCTGATAACAAGCAAAATCCTGAAAAAGCGCCTGAAAAAAAACATACCGTGCTTAAATTTTTATTTGTTTTTTGCGTGCTTGGCGCCCTTGTCGCCTGTGTGGCGGGGTATGGGCTGTACCGCTGGGCTGTGAACGATTTGCCGAGTTTCAGCAAGATAGCCGACTATAAACCCGCACAAGTGACGACAGTCCTCGCTCGTGACGGAAGCCTGATCGGGCAGTTATACCGTGAAAAACGGTATGTTATCGGCATGAGTGAAATGTCTCCCCATTTACCCCATGCTTTTTTGGCAGTGGAGGATTCTGAATTTTATGATCACCCCGGGGTGAATATCGCTGCGATTTTCCGTGCTTTTATCGCAAATATGAAGTCCGGAAACATTTCACAAGGCGGAAGCACCATTACCCAGCAGATTGTGAAGCGTCTCATGCTCACGCCCGAAAAAAGTTACGAGCGCAAGCTGAAGGAAGCTATCCTTGCATACCGCCTTGAAAAACAGCTTTCCAAAGATGACATTTTAACCATTTATCTGAATCAAATTTTTTTAGGCAGCAATGCGTATGGGGTCGAAGCCGCCGCCCGTACCTATTTCGGTAAGCACGCCAGCGAACTCAGCATTGCAGAATGCGCCATGATTGCGGGACTGCCCCAATCGCCTTCCACCCATAACCCTTACAGGCATCCGGAAGCCGCCAAAAAAAGACAGGAACATGTTTTACGGCGCATGCGCGACCTTGGCTGGATAACCGACGAGGAATTTGAACAGGCGTTTTATGAAAAACTGGAATTTTCCTCCATGCCGTCATTCATGGGGCGTGAGGGCGGCTGGTATTTGGAAGAGGTCCGCCGTCAGCTCATTGATCTGTTTACGGAAGAATTTTCCGCCGAACTTGGTTTTGACATCGGGGTTTACGGAGAAGATATTGTTTATGAACAAGGGCTGACTGTTCATACTTCCATGGAACCTGTGCAGCAAATTCTTGCGGACAAGGCTTTTCGCCGCGGGCTTGAAGAGGCTGCCAAACGACAGGGCTATGAAGGGGCGATAGCGCAGGTTTCCATTAATGACGTATCGGCATTTTTTGAGGAAAATCCTTTTGATATTGATAAATTCAAACAAGGTGAATGGCAGAAAGCCGTTGTTTTGGAAACGGAAAAAGCAGGTGCTGCTGTTCGTCTCGGAGAATATGAAGGGTTTTTATCCGTCAATACCATGGGGTGGGCAAGAAAGCCTCATAAAGCCTATAACGGGCGGTTTACGGCAAATGCCGTAAAAGACGCCCGCGAGGTTTTGAATAAAGGCGATGTTGTTTGGGTTTCTTTAAATTTGCCTGTTCAAAAAGAATTGGATAAATTGAAAAAGAATAATCCCCAAAATTTGGCTTTGGAAGAAGCGGAACTTGTTGCTGAAAAAGTTTTGCCCGTTGCTTTGCAGCAATATCCGCGCGTGCAGGGAGCCATGATAGCCCTTGAACCTAGAACGGGCGATGTGGTCGCAATGGTCGGAGGCTATGAATTCAGTTACGACGGTGACCAGTTCAACCGTGCAACGCAAGCCAAACGTCAGCCCGGGTCCGCTTTTAAGCCTTTTGTTTATTCCGCCGCTTTGGATGCTGGGTTTACAGCAGGCTCCATGACTTTGGACGCGCCGATCATGATTATCGATACGTTTGCGAACAATGTCTGGCGTCCGCAAAATTTCGGCGGTAAATTCGACGGTCCGCTTCGTTTCAACAGGGCGTTGGCGCGTTCAAGAAATTTGTCAACAATCAGAATCGCCCAGGAAATCGGCATGGATACGGTTCTTGAAAGAGCAAGGCAAATGAAGCTTGCGAGGGAATATCCTTTGCCTACGCTTGCGGTAAGCCTCGGGGCTATCGAGGTGCTGCCCATTGACGTTGTTTGTTCCTACAGCGCTTTCGCTAATTTGGGTAAACGCCCCAATCCCCGTTTTATTCAAAAAATTGTCGGACCTTTTGGCAATACCCTTTATGAAACGGAACCGGAACTTGAAGAAGTGATAACTCCTCAAAATGCTTATATCATGTCGCAGCTTTTGGAAGGGGTTATCCAATATGGTACTGCGACGGCTTTAAAAGAAATAGACCGTCCTCTCGCAGGAAAAACAGGAACGACCAATAATGAGGTTGACGCTTGGTTTGTGGGATTGACTCCGGAACTTGTCACTGCCGCATATGTGGGCTTTGACCAAATTGAGCCTATGGGACGCGGCGAAACCGGAACCGGTGCTGCACTTCCGATTTATAAGTATTTTGCTGAGGAAGTTTTTCAATATTATCCCCCAACGGATTTTGAGCAGCCGGAAAATATTTATTTTAGAACCGTTGATGGCATATCCTTGCCTTTTGTTGTGGGAACAACACCGGAAACAGGGATTAATGCCGTGCAGCCCGATAATGTGACGGAAAGCGATTCCGCGGAAGAATTGCTTATGCAAGGTTTTGATATGTAA
- the mutM gene encoding bifunctional DNA-formamidopyrimidine glycosylase/DNA-(apurinic or apyrimidinic site) lyase, which produces MPELPEVETVARTLAPDIVGKKICSFSCLNESSWEDGLDFACLNVVQPKIQAVGRKGKLLLIYFSPFSYMGQEILGLAFHLKMSGRLFYYAEKKELEKHTRLVLHLEKGEVFFDDVRKFGYCRFLTNKSAENWKFWRNLAKDPLEMRAEEFLQALEGKNAGIKSVLLRQDIVSGIGNIYADEALFRAKILPHRKTCSLQHEEIVSLFQSLREVLLESIAFCGSSIKDYRTAKGDVGSFQNKFNVYGREGEKCRVCKHILEKTTAAGRTTVFCPCCQK; this is translated from the coding sequence ATGCCAGAATTGCCGGAAGTGGAAACAGTCGCAAGAACGCTCGCCCCCGATATTGTGGGGAAGAAAATTTGTTCTTTTTCATGCTTGAATGAATCCTCGTGGGAAGACGGACTTGATTTTGCCTGTTTGAATGTTGTTCAGCCCAAAATTCAGGCTGTGGGTAGAAAAGGGAAGCTTTTGCTCATTTATTTCAGCCCGTTTTCCTATATGGGGCAGGAAATTTTGGGTTTGGCTTTTCATTTGAAAATGTCCGGGCGCCTTTTTTATTATGCGGAAAAAAAAGAGCTTGAAAAACATACGCGCCTTGTTTTGCATTTGGAAAAGGGGGAAGTTTTTTTTGATGATGTCCGCAAATTTGGCTATTGCCGGTTTTTGACAAATAAGAGCGCGGAAAATTGGAAATTTTGGCGGAATTTGGCGAAAGACCCGCTGGAAATGCGTGCGGAAGAATTTTTGCAGGCGCTTGAAGGAAAAAATGCAGGCATAAAATCCGTATTGCTGCGGCAGGATATTGTTTCCGGCATTGGCAACATTTATGCCGATGAGGCGCTTTTTCGGGCGAAAATTTTACCCCATAGGAAAACCTGTTCGTTACAGCATGAGGAAATTGTTTCCCTTTTTCAGAGTTTGCGGGAAGTTTTGTTGGAATCCATCGCTTTTTGCGGAAGTTCCATAAAAGATTACCGCACGGCGAAAGGCGATGTGGGCAGTTTTCAAAATAAATTCAATGTGTACGGGCGTGAGGGGGAAAAATGCCGTGTTTGCAAGCATATATTGGAAAAAACAACTGCCGCGGGCAGAACGACGGTTTTTTGTCCTTGCTGTCAAAAATGA
- the ahbD gene encoding heme b synthase gives MNKPHCTELAPDMRDMEKKHSQDGHGGHNGPMGNHPHANRFLADGVTPKCRLIAWEVTRSCNLACKHCRAEAHPDPYAGELGTEEAKNLITSFKEVGDPIIIFTGGDPMMRPDVYELASFAKEQGLRCVMSPNGTLINEENVLKIKEAGFARCSISIDGHNAQSHDEFRGVKGAFDASMHGIELLKQHGIEFQINTTVTKTNLHTFKQIFELCEKIGAAAWHIFLLVPMGRASSLSAEVITAEEYEEVLHWFYDFRKTTSMHLKATCAPHYYRIMRQKAAKENVPVNFENFGMDAMTRGCLGGTGFCFISHTGQVQPCGYLELDCGNIRNSGFPEIWKETPWFKKFRTQEEYEGKCGVCEFHKVCGGCRARAYSMNNNPMGEEPLCSYIPKKKA, from the coding sequence ATGAATAAGCCTCATTGTACGGAACTTGCCCCCGATATGCGGGATATGGAAAAAAAGCACAGCCAAGACGGGCACGGCGGACATAACGGACCAATGGGAAACCACCCCCATGCCAACCGTTTTTTAGCTGACGGCGTCACCCCGAAATGCCGTCTCATCGCATGGGAAGTGACCCGATCCTGCAATCTTGCCTGCAAGCATTGCCGGGCGGAAGCCCATCCTGACCCCTATGCGGGAGAACTCGGCACGGAAGAAGCCAAAAACCTCATCACAAGCTTTAAGGAAGTCGGCGATCCCATTATCATTTTCACGGGCGGCGATCCCATGATGCGCCCGGATGTTTATGAGCTCGCAAGCTTTGCGAAAGAACAGGGCCTGCGCTGCGTAATGAGCCCCAACGGAACGCTGATCAATGAAGAAAACGTCCTTAAAATAAAGGAAGCCGGCTTTGCCCGCTGCTCCATTTCCATAGACGGACACAATGCCCAAAGCCATGACGAATTCCGCGGCGTAAAAGGAGCTTTCGACGCTTCCATGCATGGGATAGAACTTTTAAAACAACATGGCATAGAATTTCAAATCAATACGACTGTCACAAAAACCAATTTGCATACATTCAAACAGATTTTTGAACTTTGCGAAAAAATCGGAGCAGCCGCATGGCATATTTTTCTGCTCGTGCCCATGGGAAGAGCTTCAAGTTTGAGTGCGGAAGTAATCACAGCCGAGGAATACGAAGAGGTTTTGCACTGGTTTTATGATTTTAGAAAAACAACGTCCATGCATTTAAAAGCGACCTGCGCGCCCCATTATTACCGTATCATGCGGCAAAAAGCGGCAAAAGAGAATGTTCCCGTCAATTTTGAAAATTTCGGCATGGACGCAATGACGCGGGGCTGCCTCGGCGGAACGGGATTTTGCTTCATCAGCCACACAGGACAAGTACAGCCCTGCGGCTACTTGGAACTTGACTGCGGCAATATCCGCAATTCCGGCTTCCCGGAAATTTGGAAAGAAACGCCTTGGTTTAAAAAATTCAGAACCCAAGAAGAATACGAAGGCAAATGCGGGGTTTGCGAATTTCACAAGGTTTGCGGCGGCTGCAGGGCAAGAGCTTATTCCATGAATAACAACCCCATGGGCGAAGAACCGCTTTGCTCCTATATTCCAAAGAAAAAAGCATAA
- the ubiE gene encoding bifunctional demethylmenaquinone methyltransferase/2-methoxy-6-polyprenyl-1,4-benzoquinol methylase UbiE: MAVKTSSSNTARGTKKAGPKQSRAKKAHAENVAERIDAKGAVDTFHETVNNEHTHFKEQEEKSMENKHDMNNEEKNANAVLEPEFAASEQTEKVCAMFKTITKHYDLLNHICSLGLDFWWRKVLVDGFVLGPTRKILDMAAGTLDVSLYALKKHKQAHIVAGDICPEMLEMGKEKLKAKDTDRIEVKIIDALSIPYAENSFDVVSIAFGIRNIEDKVKALTEMKKVLTVGGQLHVLELSPVKNPLLQKCYYFYLEKIMPQIAKLFGQRAEAYQYLAQSVKAFPDQEAFCEELKQAGFEFVQYKKLTFGIATLYTAIKSK, from the coding sequence ATGGCGGTTAAGACAAGTTCTTCAAATACGGCAAGAGGAACAAAAAAGGCAGGTCCGAAGCAAAGCCGCGCGAAAAAGGCGCACGCTGAAAATGTTGCTGAACGGATTGACGCAAAGGGCGCGGTCGATACTTTTCACGAAACAGTGAATAACGAACATACTCATTTTAAGGAACAAGAGGAAAAAAGTATGGAAAATAAACATGATATGAATAACGAAGAAAAGAATGCCAATGCGGTTCTCGAACCTGAATTTGCAGCGAGCGAACAAACTGAAAAGGTTTGCGCCATGTTTAAAACCATTACCAAGCATTATGATTTATTAAACCATATTTGCAGCTTAGGTCTTGATTTTTGGTGGCGTAAAGTTCTTGTGGACGGTTTTGTTTTGGGTCCGACCCGTAAAATTTTGGATATGGCGGCAGGAACGCTTGATGTGAGCCTTTATGCTTTGAAAAAGCATAAGCAAGCCCATATTGTCGCAGGGGATATTTGTCCTGAAATGCTTGAAATGGGGAAAGAAAAACTTAAAGCAAAAGATACGGATAGGATCGAGGTAAAAATTATCGACGCTCTTTCCATTCCTTATGCTGAAAATAGTTTCGATGTGGTGAGTATTGCTTTTGGCATTAGGAATATTGAGGATAAAGTTAAAGCATTAACTGAAATGAAAAAAGTTTTAACCGTTGGCGGACAGCTGCATGTTTTGGAATTGTCACCGGTAAAAAATCCTCTTTTGCAAAAATGCTATTATTTTTATCTTGAAAAAATCATGCCGCAAATTGCGAAGCTTTTTGGGCAGCGCGCGGAGGCGTATCAGTATTTAGCGCAAAGCGTCAAAGCTTTTCCCGACCAAGAAGCGTTTTGCGAGGAGCTCAAACAGGCAGGTTTTGAATTTGTGCAATACAAAAAATTAACCTTTGGAATTGCTACCCTTTATACGGCAATCAAGTCAAAATAA